The Rhododendron vialii isolate Sample 1 chromosome 1a, ASM3025357v1 region ATTCCACAACAGAAACTTGATTACTCTTTCAGAATCGCAATTGAGTCCAACAAACTATACATAATGTGATACAACAAAAAtttgcggttttttttttaaagtgcgTGGCAGGTTCTACAAAAGTTTGCTTAAAAATAGGAGAGTGAAAAGAAATGAAGCCAAGAGAGAGCTAATTGGAATTCAAGTCCCGTACCGGTAagggttatttatttattttttaagtacttatttttgtctttatgagatatgttattctctcacaatacatcaagtttaatttaaaaaattagtacttattttaattaatgaaaCATGAAACTATATTAACCCTGGTGCACTGTGGACAAGATGCATTCTTcgaccaataaaaaaagaggagaatAAATTGCATACATGGAAGGCAAGAAAGGGAGAGCACTAAGGGTTAGTTTGGTCGGTGGGTTTGTTCCTTACACAATTGACTAGATTTCGATTCTTAGAGTCAGGCtacaagaaagtaatttttttgtgaattttctagttCCGGTGTGAATGACTTGTCTTTCACCGGATCGGAAAGGAGATTAGTTGAAGTGTGCGTAAACTGGCCCTGTCACTCGGACCGTAAAAGACAAAGAAAGGCTTCCATAAGACTCCAAAGGGCAGTCCAAGCAGGAAAAAAAGACTACCTATCTTCATCTCTGAATAATTCCCCAAAGAAGCAAACACTAAACTCTCCAGTCAAAATCAGTATTCCCCATTCCAAACGGTGAACTAAACCATCCACATAAATTTCTTTTCACTTGCTAAAAAAATCTTAACTCTCTTTTAAGTAAATTTAGTTATAAGCAAATCTTTAATCTTTAATTAATTTAGAAATAAATTTCTAGAATTGAATTAATTCTTCTTCCTGTAGATCGAAACCCGTACTAACACTTTACTACCAAATTCCATTTTGCGCATTTACGGGTTATATTCATCTCGATTTTGACATGATGAGAGCCCCTCCCGTCAAACCCTGTCATAGTTTGCAAAGTGACAAACCAAACTGAACCAGGCTTCACAAATCCAACATGAGAATCATTACTCACAAAATGATCCTTAATCCATCTCTGAAAAGAGATGATCCTGGTTTGTTCCATAAGTAGTCTTCACTTAAATTATGGTTTGTTTGTGTGGTCTTCCATTCTCTATTAAAGTATAACTATGAGGAGAATGACATGGTGACTGTTAGATTGGAACCACAGTGAAGTTATTATCATTCAGTCACAAAATTAGGTTTCTTTAATTAGCTGACCTGCTGCCCTCTATGCAACGGTGTTGACTACCCAAATGCCCGTTTTAACCCTTGGCAGGAGACCCTTATGCATAATAACAAAGAATAATCTATCTCCAACCAAAACTGACCATCCATTGCTGCAAGCAAGAAGCTCTTCCCGAAATTTGGTAAATGACTTCCACACTAGTATCAGTTTATTTTCTGATACTTTTACATGTTTGCTTGATTCCCCTAGCCATGGGTGTAGATGAAAACCAATTCGCGTACAATGGCTTCAATGGAGCCAATATTAGCCTTGAAGGGGTTGCAAAAATCCATTCCAATGGTCTTTTGCAGCTAACCAATTTTTCAAAGCATCAAATCGGTCGTGCTTTCTACCAGCATCCTATAGGATTCAATACATCTTCGTCCACGTTACCCCAGGCTCTATCATTTTCCACCCATTTTGTGTTTGCCATTGTTCCTGAGATAACAAATGTGAGTGGTCATGGAATGGCCTTCGCCATCTCACCATCTACGGACTTCACCCAAGCCATAGGAAACCAGTATTTTGGGCTCCTCAATTCTTCTAACAATGGGCTCCCTTCCAACCATCTGTTGGCAATTGAGTTCGATTCCCTTGTAAATCCTGAATTCCATGATACAAATGATAACCATGTTGGAATTGATGTTAACAGCTTAGTATCAAATGTATCTGCAACCGTCACATATTACTCCAACAGGAAACGGATAAACCGGACCTTGGAACTTGTAAGTGGGAGTCCAATGCATGTTTGGATTGAGTATGATGGGTTTGAGAATGTACTCAATGTAACACTAGCTCCTATTACAAGTCCCAAACCGGATCAGTCTCTCCTGTCAACACACATCAATCTTTCTTCAATTCTGTTGGATTCAATGTATGTTGGTTTCTCTGCTGCTACGGGTGCAATTTCAGGGAACCACTATATTCTTGGTTGGAGCTTCAATAAAAGTGGGAAAGCACAGGGCCTAGAAATTTCAAAGCTTCCTTCACTTCCTCCACTTCCTCATCAAAGAAAACCAATACTGAAACCCGGTCTAGGAATTACAATGTCAGTAGCAACAGTGTTCATTGGGCTGACTATCGCAATTGCAGGGACATTTTACATGTTGAGGAGGAAGAATTATGAAGAAATACGTGAAGATTGGGAAAGGGAATATGGCCCTCATAGGTTTTCCTATAAGGATCTCTTCAAAGCTACTAGAGGTTTCATAGATGAAGAGCTTCTTGGAGCAGGAGGTTTCGGAAAGGTTTATAGAGGAGTACTTCCCTCTTCGAAGGAACAAGTTGCAGTCAAGAAAGTCTCCCATGATTCAAAACAAGGGATGAAGGAGTTTGTGGCTGAAATTGCTAGCATGGGAAGGCTAAGGCACAGGAACTTGGTGCAGCTCCTTGGCTATAGCCGGCGGAAGGGAGAACTGCTCTTGGTCTATGATTATATGCCGAATGGAAGCCTTGACAAGTTCCTATTTAGCAATGAAAAGCCAATCCTCGTCTGGGAACAACGTTATCGTATCATCAGAGGAGTAGCATCCGCCCTTCTGTATCTGCACGAAGAATGGGACCAAGTTGTTCTTCACAGAGACTTGAAGGCTAGTAATGTTCTATTGGATGCTGATCTAAATGGAAGGCTTGGGGATTTCGGTCTTGCTAGATTATACGATCACGGAGCAAACCCCGAAACTACCCATGTGGTTGGGACAATTGGGTACCTTGCACCAGAGCTTACTAGAACCGGAAAGGCAACCACAAGCACTGATGTGTTTTCTTTCGGTGCATTCATACTTGAAGTAGCTTGTGGAAGGAGGCCCATACAGCCACAACGGTCGCCTAAAGAGGTGATTTTGGTCGATTGGGTTTTTGAGAATTGGAAAGAGGGAGCGATTCTCGAGACAAGTGATCCTAGATTGGGAGGAGATTATTTGCAGGAGGAAATGGAGTTTGTTTTGAAACTTGGCCTGCTTTGCTCAAAGTCTAATGCAGCGACAAGACCTAGCATGCGGCAAGTGATGCAGTACTTTGATGGAGATGTCCTGTTGCCGGAGATAATTCATGATAGCACAAGTATTGGTACAAAAAGTCTAGGTAATGAAGCATCTTCTGAGTGTGTCACGTCATTGCCGTCATCCATTGTGAAGTCTTCTGCTCACTCGATGTTTAGCACAGAGTCAATATTCAACAGCGGTCGGTAAATTTGAAAGTTTTCGGTGCCTTGTATATGCTAGAtcttgttgtttttttttgggaggaaAGGCAAGGAGTGTTAGGATGTTAGAAGAGTTGAACCTAGCACTAGATGAACTTTGAACAAGCATGAAACCACTTGGGCTAGCTCGCAAGTTAAAAGCTTGAATGAGTGAGATTAAAAAGAAGGATAACTGCTATTGTGTGAAGAAGACATAAGTACTTCAAATTCTGCTTAGGAAGATAGTGAGTTGGATATTACAGATATTGGTATATACAGAAGCACGTGTATGTTAAATTCTACAGCTTCTGTAGCCCACTTTCTTTGAATTTCATGTACAGTATCATTAGCAAATATCGTCTTTTGATATACTCGTGTGTGACTGTGTTGCCTAAGTGTGCTCATGTAGTCTAGTCTAGATTTATTGCCTTAGCTATTAGAAGATCCTGAAGGATCACGTTCCTATCTGTCATTGTACTATAAACTGGATTATTGAGTTTAATACAAGTAAGTGATTGAtattgcattttaaaaaaaggttATTTATTGATATTGCACTTCTTTaatttacatggtatcagagcccatTGTTCTGTTTGGTGTCTTCCTCTCCTGGTTGTCTCTCATTCTAGGGGTAGTCAATCTCAGTTAGTTGATTGCTTCTGAGTACTACTTTGTTTTTCCTTGATAAGCCCTCTTTGATGTGTCTAGACCCGGTAATCAGTATAACTCTTGCATCCTTGCCCTGATATCTGTTTGCATTAGtcttttcctaccaatatggccTCATCTGATGTTGTTCAAACCATCTCTGTCAAATTAGACGGTCGCAATTACAGCCATTGGTCTCATGCTTAGTTTTCTGAAAGGAAAAGGCACGTGGAAGTGTGTCACTGGTAAGAAAACATATCCCTTTAAATCCAACGATCAAAAGGATGATGCCTTTGTCTAGGAATTGGATGAATGGGATAACCGTAAAATCTTTACCTGGATTGAAAAATCTGTTAGTGTCTCTATTAGCATGCAACTAGGTAAGTTTGAGACTGCAAAACAAGTTTGGGATTTTCTCGCATGGCTCTATGTTCAAACTAACTTTTCAAGAAAATACAAGCTTGAGATTGATATTCGAGATCTGAAACAAAAGAGAGGACAATCTGTCTCTGATTTTCACTCTGAAATGTCCATCAATTGGGATGAATTGACACTCATGGAACCAAAGTGGACAGTGGATACTGAATTATACTACTTCAAGTTCAGAGAAGAAACTCGCTGTGTTCATTTTTAATCACCCTCAAAGATGAATTCAAGGCAGTTAGAGCTTCCACACACCATCGCTCTCTCCTTCCATCAGTTGATGCTGTTTTGTCTGTGCTATGTGAAGAAACAGTTTTATTTTGGTAGATCTAATCTTGTGTTTAGTGTTCAGTGGGCAAACAATGAACAAAATGCACAACTCTCCATCATGTTGCAGACAAAAACACTTCGTCCCAGAAAAAATTGgcttcattttttgttcaaattgAGTCCAAGTTGAATTGCTTGACAAGAAAATGAGACTTCTGTTCAAAACAAGTCTTCTCACCAAGAAAGTTAAAATAGAGTTGTAGCAACATTGGCAGCATCATCTACTGCTGGGAGGGATTTAAGCCTAATGGCTTGACAAGAAAATTAGAGTTGCGTGTTCAAATCAAATCTTCATACCCAGAAGGCTTAATAGAGTAGTGCACAACCCCAATCCAATAATAAACACAAAACAACATTGTTAACATCATCTAACTGCTAGTTGTTAACTTCTTGCATCTTGGTAGCTTTAACTTCTAGTAATtgcagtaaaaaaaataaactagtaTCTTTTTTTCTCGAATTCTTTCATCAACAAAGAAACTTTATATCATAACAATGCAAGAAGTTACTCACACCATGGAAAATGGCATCTTTGTAGTCTTCCAACCCCACAAACACCAGAAGAGGtataaaaataacataaaaataaaGTTCCGTGCATTAGCTAACTGCCAACGAATTATTTGGAAGCAAAACATTTGTTTCAGTCATCCTCCTTGTGTATGGAGAGTATTTATGACTTGATTTAGATATTACTCTTGCAAATTGCATGCATGAAAGGCAAGAAGGGGGAGCTCTCCTGGggaaaaaaagcaaagaaaaatacAACTCTTCCATAAGCCTCCCAAGGGCCGtccaagaaggaaaaaaggacTACCCAGTCTTTCAGGGGAAATGGAAAAAGACAGAAGGGAGCTCCTCCTCATTTTCTGAATAATTCCCCAAAGGAGCAAACACTGAACTCTCAAGTGAAAATCAGTCTTCCCCATTTCAAACGGCGAACTAAACCATCCAATTAAGGTATAGGTAAGCCCCAGCTTTGTAACTTTGGTTTGTTTTACTTTGTAATTCTATTTTGCGATTAGATCAATGAAATGTGGTGATTTTATAATCCTGACTTTTGTTTCAAATAAATCTCATTCCAATATACGGTGTTTGTTGCATTTACTTTCTGTGAATATAATAAATACAGCAGTCATACTCCCGATTATatggtaaataaaaaataagccatgTTGCATTTATTTTCTGTGAATATAATAAATACAGCAGTCATACTACCGAGTATATGGTAAGTCAAAGATAAGCCATGCTTAGAATAAGACGACTACGGCCTAGTTTAGTGTTAATTCAGCATAAGCAGTCTGTGCTATCAAAGATGGTTTATTCTTAGCTCACCCAAAATCGAATTTCTAAAAGATAGCATTTAGGCTTATAGCGGAAATACATTAATTGATTTAACGAGATTAGTGCAAAATATCTCGAACCATTCATTATAGAGTTGGTGGATCTGATATCCTACGTTTCCTTCAACTTCCTAAAGAAATCTAAATTCTCTTTTTAGTGAATTTAGTTACAATTGAAATCAGCAATTCTTTATTCTTGAACTAATTTGGAAAtcaatttctagggttgaagtAATTCTTGTCCCTGTGGATCGATACCCCTACTACCACGTCACTACCAAATTCCATTTTGCGTATTTTACGGGTTATATTCATCTTGATTTTGGCACGATGGAAGCCCCTGCTGTCAAACCCCACCATAGTTTGTAAAGTGACAAACCAAACAGAATCAGGCTTCACAAACCCAACATGAAAATCATTGCTCACGAAGTGATCCTTTATCCTTCTATCAAATGGAGATGATCCTAGTTTGTTCCTTAAGTAGTCTTCATTTAAATTATGGTTTGTTTGTGTGGTCTTCCATTCTATCAAAGGATAACCATAACGAGAATGACATGGTGACTGCCAAATTGGAATCACAGTGAAGTTATTCTCATTCAGTAACAAACTTAGGTTTCTTTAGCTAACCTGCTGCCCTCTATGCAACGGTGTTGACTCCCCAAATCCCCGTTTTACCCTTGGAAGGAGACCCTGATGTTTTATAACAGAGAAgaatctattttcaaacaagACAAACCATCCATTGTTGGCTTGCTACAAGCAAGAAGCTCTTCCCTAATTACCAccacccccaaaaaaagaagctcT contains the following coding sequences:
- the LOC131316485 gene encoding L-type lectin-domain containing receptor kinase SIT2-like isoform X1, whose product is MTSTLVSVYFLILLHVCLIPLAMGVDENQFAYNGFNGANISLEGVAKIHSNGLLQLTNFSKHQIGRAFYQHPIGFNTSSSTLPQALSFSTHFVFAIVPEITNVSGHGMAFAISPSTDFTQAIGNQYFGLLNSSNNGLPSNHLLAIEFDSLVNPEFHDTNDNHVGIDVNSLVSNVSATVTYYSNRKRINRTLELVSGSPMHVWIEYDGFENVLNVTLAPITSPKPDQSLLSTHINLSSILLDSMYVGFSAATGAISGNHYILGWSFNKSGKAQGLEISKLPSLPPLPHQRKPILKPGLGITMSVATVFIGLTIAIAGTFYMLRRKNYEEIREDWEREYGPHRFSYKDLFKATRGFIDEELLGAGGFGKVYRGVLPSSKEQVAVKKVSHDSKQGMKEFVAEIASMGRLRHRNLVQLLGYSRRKGELLLVYDYMPNGSLDKFLFSNEKPILVWEQRYRIIRGVASALLYLHEEWDQVVLHRDLKASNVLLDADLNGRLGDFGLARLYDHGANPETTHVVGTIGYLAPELTRTGKATTSTDVFSFGAFILEVACGRRPIQPQRSPKEVILVDWVFENWKEGAILETSDPRLGGDYLQEEMEFVLKLGLLCSKSNAATRPSMRQVMQYFDGDVLLPEIIHDSTSIGTKSLGNEASSECVTSLPSSIVKSSAHSMFSTESIFNSGR
- the LOC131316485 gene encoding L-type lectin-domain containing receptor kinase SIT2-like isoform X2; translated protein: MLRRKNYEEIREDWEREYGPHRFSYKDLFKATRGFIDEELLGAGGFGKVYRGVLPSSKEQVAVKKVSHDSKQGMKEFVAEIASMGRLRHRNLVQLLGYSRRKGELLLVYDYMPNGSLDKFLFSNEKPILVWEQRYRIIRGVASALLYLHEEWDQVVLHRDLKASNVLLDADLNGRLGDFGLARLYDHGANPETTHVVGTIGYLAPELTRTGKATTSTDVFSFGAFILEVACGRRPIQPQRSPKEVILVDWVFENWKEGAILETSDPRLGGDYLQEEMEFVLKLGLLCSKSNAATRPSMRQVMQYFDGDVLLPEIIHDSTSIGTKSLGNEASSECVTSLPSSIVKSSAHSMFSTESIFNSGR